A window from Setaria italica strain Yugu1 chromosome VIII, Setaria_italica_v2.0, whole genome shotgun sequence encodes these proteins:
- the LOC101767160 gene encoding uncharacterized protein LOC101767160 produces the protein MRSYTAAAMPRQSSRPSSSSASKPRKPSPSRSPSPATAPKPKAAAAGSSARRRSPLSDLNSRDASAARERPGCFRFLLPSSAASGSRSGSTPRTPKRPDPKPRPGARRPDRLPDQESRTRTERCAGQEPRRRGLEPIGGQIKKTEPGVGKKQWLGKGRQLEQFEALTPEKKADSSGATPSTGATPPVHASISPEVAAAACGSATPACFAAGHHVLPGVGDRRKCRPRGILAIAGAGLASGDLDAEPSRASIRWLSSPSGAESGTCSTKCGYEEASVNWLVSPRDGGVDPLEDEIFVPRCSSDDAFWRFSPDCTGLLGSPLLGGLLDFGTPVSDMSGTTPSSGFLPVQKTPSSGDSISPFSLIVKRASESSARLRSLCAQQGVGSSCRYGSVADPTPVSGESWPESASNGTRSGLTRTGSHPMKMMDPVLECLEMMSLSPRPGDDYYDNGALLVKLHKGELDIARYILDGVVVLHEVLHHLKSRKLEGIILKLDFEKAYDKVDWNFLKEVLIKKNFPKERIEWMMKAVTGDRVAINLNGERGDYFRSYKGVRQGDPLSPLLFNLVSDVFSGILNHAKERGLIEGLVSDLVEGGLTHLQYADDTILFLKNSENNIIMLKFLLLCYEEMSGMRINYNKNEVFVLGVEECEQERIANAFNCHVGELPMKYLGIPVSDVRL, from the exons ATGCGGTCctacaccgccgccgccatgccgcgGCAGTCATCCAggccgtcttcctcctccgcctccaagCCCCGGAAGCCCTCTCCGTCCCGTTCCCCTTCCCCCGCGACGGCGCCCAAgcccaaggcggcggcggcggggagctccGCGCGCCGGCGCAGCCCGCTCTCCGACCTCAACTCCAGggacgcctccgccgcgcgcgaGCGGCCCGGGTgcttccgcttcctcctcccctcctccgccgcgtccgGGTCGAGGTCCGGGTCCACCCCGCGGACCCCCAAGCGCCCCGACCCCAAGCCCCGGCCCGGGGCCAGGAGGCCCGACCGGCTCCCGGATCAGGAATCGAGAACCCGGACCGAGCGATGCGCTGGCCAAGAGCCGAGGAGGCGGGGGCTGGAGCCGATCGGCGGGCAGATCAAGAAGACGGAGCCGGGCGTCGGCAAGAAGCAGTGGCTGGGGAAAGGGCGGCAGTTAGAGCAGTTCGAGGCCCTGACGCCGGAGAAGAAGGCGGACTCGTCGGGGGCCACGCCATCGACCGGCGCGACGCCGCCGGTCCACGCGTCGATCTCgcccgaggtggcggcggccgcgtgcGGGTCCGCGACGCCGGCGTGCTTCGCGGCGGGCCACCACGTGCTCCCGGGCGTCGGGGACCGCCGCAAGTGCCGGCCGCGGGGCATCCTGGCGATCGCGGGGGCGGGGCTGGCGAGCGGCGACCTCGACGCCGAGCCGTCCCGGGCGTCCATCCGCTGGCTGTCCTCGCCGTCGGGGGCTGAGTCCGGGACGTGCTCGACGAAATGCGGCTACGAGGAGGCGTCGGTGAACTGGCTGGTGTCGCCGCGCGATGGAGGGGTGGACCCGCTCGAGGACGAGATCTTCGTGCCGAGGTGCTCCTCGGACGACGCGTTCTGGCGGTTCTCCCCGGACTGCACGGGGCTGCTAGGCTCGCCACTGCTCGGTGGGCTGCTGGACTTTGGCACGCCGGTGTCGGACATGTCCGGGACGACGCCGTCCTCGGGGTTTCTCCCAGTGCAGAAGACGCCGAGCAGCGGCGATAGCATTAGTCCCTTCTCGCTTATTGTCAAGAGGGCGTCGGAGTCCTCTGCAAGATTACGCAGTTTGTGTGCCCAGCAGGGAGTGGGCAGCAGCTGTCGTTATGGCTCAGTGGCGGATCCCACACCAGTGTCCGGTGAGTCATGGCCTGAAAGTGCCAGCAATGGGACACGGTCAGGATTGACAAGAACAGGCAGTCATCCGATGAAGATGATGGATCCCGTCCTGGAATGTCTTGAGATGATGAGTTTGTCCCCAAGGCCCGGGGACGATTACTATGACAATGGTGCGCTGCTTGTGAAACTTCACAAAGGGGAGCTGGACATAGCAAG GTATATCCTGGATGGCGTGGTGGTCTTACATGAGGTCCTGCACCATTTGAAGAGCAGAAAGTTGGAGGGAATAATTCTCAAACTGGATTTTGAGAAAGCGTATGATAAAGTGGACTGGAACTTTCTGAAGGAGGTACTGATAAAGAAGAACTTCCCAAAGGAGAGGATAGAGTGGATGATGAAGGCGGTAACAGGAGATAGAGTGGCTATAAACCTGAATGGTGAAAGAGGTGATTACTTCAGAAGCTATAAGGGTGTGCGGCAAGGTGATCCTTTATCACCGCTGCTATTCAATCTGGTGAGCGATGTTTTCTCGGGAATACTCAATCATGCAAAGGAGAGAGGCCTTATTGAGGGTTTAGTGTCAGATCTAGTGGAGGGGGGCCTCACTCATTTGCAATACGCAGACGACACAATACTGTTTCTGAAGAACAGTGAAAACAATATTATCATGCTCAAATTCCTCCTGTTATGCTATGAGGAAATGTCGGGGATGCGAATCAACTACAACAAGAATGAAGTCTTCGTGCTGGGTGTGGAGGAGTGCGAACAAGAAAGAATCGCCAATGCATTTAATTGTCATGTGGGGGAGCTACCAATGAAGTATCTAGGGATTCCGGTTAGCGACGTAAGATTATGA